The window AGGAGTTACCTTTAGTGGGGGTGAGCCATTACTTCAAAGTGATTTTTTGATAGAGATATTGAAAGAATGTAAGAATAATTATATACACACTGCAATTGAAACAACAGCATATAAAGATAATGAAACATTTTTAAATGTTATGGATTATATAGATTTTGCATTTATAGATGTAAAACATATCAATAGAGATATGCACAGACAAAAAACTGGAGTATATAATGACATTATTTTAAACAACATTAGAACATTAAAAGAGAGTGATTGGAAGGGTAGATTAATTCTTAGAATGCCTGTTATAAGAAATTTTAATGACACATATGAAAATATAACTGACACAATTCAATTTATGAAAGAAAATGATTTGTTTGAAATAAATATACTTCCATTTCATAGACTTGGAGAATCTAAGTGGAGACAACTTGGAAAAGAATATAAATACAAGGATGAAGAGGGAACAGATCCTAAAAAGCTTGAAGAAATACAGGATTTATTCTTAGAGAATGAAATTGCATGTTATATAGGGCATGATACTGCATTTTAGATACTTAGATTTCGTATAAACGAAATCTGGGGGCTAGGTGGGTTATCAAAACTCTCTATGAAAATATTCACTAACATTTTCATAGAGAGTTTTAATAGTATTTAATATATCATAAGATTCAAACTTACCATATTTAAAACACATTCATAGATTAAAATCTAAAATTAAAAAATAAATGACATTAAAATGTTAGAGAATGATTTAACGTTTTGTATAAAACTTGAATTACAGCGTTTGAATATACGTTAAGAAAGTTATTTGTCTGACCGCTAGGGAGTTTATAACTTTTAGGATATTCAATAAGGTGGAATTCGTAGTTTAATTAAAAATATTTACAACATTATCGGTATTTTAATGTCATTTATTTTGTGATTAAGCATATAGTATTCTCTTGGTTATGCGATAAATCGATTTATCAGCTAGAAATTATATGACTTCTTTATTTTGCTTTGCCATAAGATTCATTTCTTTTTTTAGCATTATACCTGTTATTAAAGTTGATATAGCATCTGACATAGGGAATGTTATCCATACACCTAAAAGTGGTGGATTTATCAATCTAGGTAAAATAATAAGTAGTGGAGCAAATAATATTACCTGTCTTAATGCAGATAATACAAGTGCTGGAATAGCTTTACCGATGGACTGATAAACAGATCCTCCTACTGACTGAATTCCTATTACTGGCATGAATAAAAGTATTATTCTAAGAACAGTAGCTGATTCATCTACTAGTTCTGGATCAGTTAAGAATAGTCCCATAAGCTGCTTTGGAAATAACATACCAAATAATACAGATGTAACTGCAAATGCTGTAGTTCCTATTAGAGCATATTTGATGGATTTGTTAACTCTATGCATTTGACGAGCACCATAATTATAGCCAACGAGTGGTTGAAGTCCTTGAACTATACCGAATAAAGGCATCATTAAAAACATTAATATTTTAAAGGCTGCACCATAAATTGCAAATGCATCATTTCCACCGTATATTTTAAGCGAGTGATTTAAAAGTATAGCTACAAAACTACTAGCAATTTGTCTTGCAAAAGATGAAAATCCTATTGAAAATATTTGATTTAATATATTCTTATTAGGCTTATAATGATGAGCCTTAGGTTTCATATTTGTCTTATCACCTTTTAAGTAGAATATTACAAATAGGAATGAGCAAAATTGAGCTAATGATGTAGCTATTGCAGCACCTTTAATTCCCATACCAAAACCAAATATAAATATAGGGTCTAGTATAGTATTAAGTACAGCACCTACAAGCATTGTAAACATTGCAGCCTTTGAATTTCCCTCAGCTCTTATAAGTGAGTTAGTAGACATAGCGAATTGATTGAATATACTTCCTATTAATATAACACTTACATAATCTTTAGCATAAGGCATTATCTCGGTTGTTGCACCGAATAATAAAAGTATAGGGTCTATGAATATAAGACCAATTGAGACCATTAAAAGACCTAAAACTATATTAGATAAAAATGCATTACCCACTACTGTTTCTGCTTTTTCATAGTCTTTTTCACCTAGAGCTCTTGAATATACAGAAGAGGCCCCCATTCCTACCATTTGAGCTATTGCTGTTATAACCATTTGTATAGGAAAGGCTACAGTAAGTGCTCCAAAAGCCAAAGGCCCTGCACCTTTACCTATAAATATTCCGTCTATTATATTGTATAAGGCACTTACTAAAAGTCCTATTATAGCCGGCATAGATAACTTAAATAAAGTTTTTTTGATATCACCAGTTTCTAGCATTTGATTGCGTTCATTCATGTTTATCGCTCCTTACTTTTTAAATGATTTGCAAGCTTTACGTCTCCAGAGTATTCACATGCATTTATAGTTAATTTTGTTATAGTGTTTATGAATTGTTCTATTTCATCAGCTGATATTCCATCTGTTATAATATCCATCCATTTTGCAAGCGATTCATATATATAGGGCTTAACTTTTATAGCCTTTTCAGTTAGATGTAATCTATAAGCTCTTTTATCATCTGGATCTACTTGTCTTATAACATATCCGTTTTCTTCTAATTTTTTAACACCACGTGCAACATTTGCTTTATCTATTTTAATTTTTTTTGTCACATCATCTTGAGTTATACCATCGTGATAAAAAAGGCATATCAAGATCATGTATTGACCTTTACCTATTGATAATTCCTTAAATTCACCATTAATAAATATTTGACCATATCTGTGTAGTATAGATATAGATTTGCCTATTATATGTCTATCTTCAGCTTTCAATTTAATCTCTCCTTTACTTTAAGCAACAAAGTCCGTAGGACTCGTTGGCGCCATGAGCTATGCGATTAGCATAAAATTATTTTAGTTGTTATCGCAACTAAAATAATTTTAACACAGAACTGTTGCGAGTGCAACTAAAATATATTCAAAAAAATTTAAAGAATAAGTGTACCTTTTTGACATAAAACTACATTTTATTTATAGAAGATGAAACAACCGGTTGAAATTAGTCTTCCAAAACAAAATAAAATTATGATGGAGGATGGTAGAAATGATAAGTAACAATAAAAAATTTGATGCAGTGTTTGAAGGTGGAGGCGTAAAAGGAGTAGCTTTTGTAGGTGCAATACGCAAACTTGAAGAAGAAGGATATGAACTTCAAAGGTGTGCTGGTACATCAGCAGGATCTATAATATCAGCACTTTTAGCAGTAGGTTATACAGGGGAAGAAGTAAAAGAAATTATGCTTAATACAGATTACAATAATTTTTTAGATAAGAATATATCTATACTTAGCTCAGGTAATATATTTGAAAAAGCATCACATGCATATAACTTATTTATGGATAAAGGGCTTTATAGTGGAGATTACTTTGAAGAATGGATATATAATCTTCTTAAGACAAAAGGAAAAATAAAGTTCAAAGATGTTTGTGTAGATGGACAATCGAGACTTAAAATAGTTTGTGCTGATGTAAGTAAGAGTACTATGTTGATTTTACCTGATGATCTTGAAAAGTATGGAATAGATCCTATGGAATTTGAAATATCAAAAGCAGTAAGAATGAGTATGAGTATTCCATTCTTCTTTGAGCCAGTAAAGCTAAATCATAATCAAGGAACTAGCTTTATAGTAGATGGTGGAATAATATCTAATTATCCTATATGGATATTTGATACAGAAGGTAGACCGCAGTATCCAACATTTGGATTTAATCTTGATGAAAATGAGTTAAACTATACAGCACAAGGCAAAACAAATTTCTTGTATTATGCAGCTGATGTAGTTAGTACTTGTGTATTCAGCAGTAAAAATGAGGACTCATATATTAGAGATAAAGATTTAGCAAGAACAATAGATATACCAACATTAGGAGTAGGAACAACTGACTTTGATTTATCAAAACAAAGAAGCTTAGACTTATATCGATCGGGATATGAAAGCACTGAAAAATTCTTAAAAGAATGGGATTTTGATAAATATGTACAAGAATATAGAAGTGAAATAGAAGTTACAGCTGAATAATATGATCTAGCAAAATACTCTAGGGTTATATAACCCTAGAGTATTTTTATGAAATATTAATCATCTTTACTAGAATTTTTTAAATTAGGTAATTTATCTAGCAATGATGTATCTTTTATTTTGTGTTCATCAAACCAGAAATATTCAAGGTTTGTAAGATTAGATAAAGAACTTATATCATCAATTTCATTATTTATAATACTTATGTATACTAAAGAATGTATATTTGATAAAGGGCTTATATCTTTTACTTTATTATTATCAATACTTAAACTATGAAGGTTCGATAAAGAACTAAGTGGTGTTATATCTGATATAAAATTAATGCTCATATCAAGGTTTGCTAAATTAGTTAATGTACTAATTGATGAAATATCGCTTATATTATTTCCTGATATATTTAGAAACGTTAAATTGCTTAAATCAGATAGAAAACTTATATCTGATAAATTATTACCTCCAATGTTTAGTTCTTTTAAATTTTTTAATTTAGATATATTAGATAAATCACTGATTTTATTTGATGATATATCTAAATCGTTTAAATTATAAAGAGTTGAAAAATCTGGAACTACATTTATATAATTACATCCTAGCTGTAGGCTTGTAAGTCTAGATAAATTAGATAAACTTGAAGCATCTTGTATATTATTATTGTCAAGATTTAATGTATTTAGGTTTTTTAGATTATTTAAAGGTAGTATATTTTCAATTAAATTATATGAAGCATCAAGGTCAGTTAAGTATTTAATAGAGCTAAGAGGTGATATATCTTCTATTTGATTTTCACACATATATAAACGATGAATATTTGTTAAAGCGTTAAAACTGCTGATATCTTTTATATTGTTAGAACTAATATAGAGGCTTTCTAGATGTTGTAAGTCACTTAATGCATTTACATAAGTAATATTATTTTCTTCAAGAAATAGTACTTTTAAATTTTTAAGATTATTTAGAGTGCTTATATCCATAATTTTATTAGAAGAAAGATCTAAATTTTCTAAGTAGCGTAATTGTTTTAATGCAGAAATATCTTGAATTTGATTATCACATAAGTCTAGATCTCTCAAAATTTTTAAATCTTTGATACAAGAAATATCACTTATTTTATTAGATTCTAACCTTAGAGTATCTAAATATTTACAATTAGATATAAATGATATATCTGATATATTACAATCTCTAATAGTAAGCCTGTTTAGGTAGTTTAAATTACTGATTGAATTTATATTTGATATATTCATTTGCTCTATAATAAGACACTCTAAATTTGGAATATATTTCAAATCTTCAAGGTCTATAGAATTTGAAGAAGTATTGTCGGATGGAACAGATATAGATAATTTAACTACGCTTTCTAAATCGCTCTTTAATAAATCTCCTTCTGGTTTGTCTAAATAAAATCTTATAGAGTCTTCAAGATTTTTGTCATGTATATTAATAACAGTATCTTCTATATTT is drawn from Tepidibacter hydrothermalis and contains these coding sequences:
- the hpdA gene encoding 4-hydroxyphenylacetate decarboxylase activase, with product MDKGIVFDIQSFSVHDGPGCRTTVFMNGCPLRCEWCANPESWILKPHIMFSENSCKYKKGCTICENACPHGGLTFDDMPKLNWNICKDCDTFECSLKCYYDGFKVCGKEYSVDQIMKILTRDSHSWSSEGGVTFSGGEPLLQSDFLIEILKECKNNYIHTAIETTAYKDNETFLNVMDYIDFAFIDVKHINRDMHRQKTGVYNDIILNNIRTLKESDWKGRLILRMPVIRNFNDTYENITDTIQFMKENDLFEINILPFHRLGESKWRQLGKEYKYKDEEGTDPKKLEEIQDLFLENEIACYIGHDTAF
- a CDS encoding leucine-rich repeat domain-containing protein; this translates as MKLNFKTLLLTLILSFLSLSICFADSINVYIDDEPLVMDSQPIIQNGRVLVPVRAIFESLGASIYWDSNTKTVIAKKNDTEIELVIGRNYALVNDIKVNLDSPAIISNNRTMVPVRFVSESFNCKVFWDSTTKSVLIKPNSNFEKKNIEDTVINIHDKNLEDSIRFYLDKPEGDLLKSDLESVVKLSISVPSDNTSSNSIDLEDLKYIPNLECLIIEQMNISNINSISNLNYLNRLTIRDCNISDISFISNCKYLDTLRLESNKISDISCIKDLKILRDLDLCDNQIQDISALKQLRYLENLDLSSNKIMDISTLNNLKNLKVLFLEENNITYVNALSDLQHLESLYISSNNIKDISSFNALTNIHRLYMCENQIEDISPLSSIKYLTDLDASYNLIENILPLNNLKNLNTLNLDNNNIQDASSLSNLSRLTSLQLGCNYINVVPDFSTLYNLNDLDISSNKISDLSNISKLKNLKELNIGGNNLSDISFLSDLSNLTFLNISGNNISDISSISTLTNLANLDMSINFISDITPLSSLSNLHSLSIDNNKVKDISPLSNIHSLVYISIINNEIDDISSLSNLTNLEYFWFDEHKIKDTSLLDKLPNLKNSSKDD
- a CDS encoding patatin-like phospholipase family protein; translation: MISNNKKFDAVFEGGGVKGVAFVGAIRKLEEEGYELQRCAGTSAGSIISALLAVGYTGEEVKEIMLNTDYNNFLDKNISILSSGNIFEKASHAYNLFMDKGLYSGDYFEEWIYNLLKTKGKIKFKDVCVDGQSRLKIVCADVSKSTMLILPDDLEKYGIDPMEFEISKAVRMSMSIPFFFEPVKLNHNQGTSFIVDGGIISNYPIWIFDTEGRPQYPTFGFNLDENELNYTAQGKTNFLYYAADVVSTCVFSSKNEDSYIRDKDLARTIDIPTLGVGTTDFDLSKQRSLDLYRSGYESTEKFLKEWDFDKYVQEYRSEIEVTAE
- a CDS encoding MATE family efflux transporter, which gives rise to MNERNQMLETGDIKKTLFKLSMPAIIGLLVSALYNIIDGIFIGKGAGPLAFGALTVAFPIQMVITAIAQMVGMGASSVYSRALGEKDYEKAETVVGNAFLSNIVLGLLMVSIGLIFIDPILLLFGATTEIMPYAKDYVSVILIGSIFNQFAMSTNSLIRAEGNSKAAMFTMLVGAVLNTILDPIFIFGFGMGIKGAAIATSLAQFCSFLFVIFYLKGDKTNMKPKAHHYKPNKNILNQIFSIGFSSFARQIASSFVAILLNHSLKIYGGNDAFAIYGAAFKILMFLMMPLFGIVQGLQPLVGYNYGARQMHRVNKSIKYALIGTTAFAVTSVLFGMLFPKQLMGLFLTDPELVDESATVLRIILLFMPVIGIQSVGGSVYQSIGKAIPALVLSALRQVILFAPLLIILPRLINPPLLGVWITFPMSDAISTLITGIMLKKEMNLMAKQNKEVI
- a CDS encoding MarR family winged helix-turn-helix transcriptional regulator, with translation MKAEDRHIIGKSISILHRYGQIFINGEFKELSIGKGQYMILICLFYHDGITQDDVTKKIKIDKANVARGVKKLEENGYVIRQVDPDDKRAYRLHLTEKAIKVKPYIYESLAKWMDIITDGISADEIEQFINTITKLTINACEYSGDVKLANHLKSKER